Proteins from one Cellulosilyticum lentocellum DSM 5427 genomic window:
- a CDS encoding phosphate ABC transporter substrate-binding protein produces MKKKLLLCIAGVMIGTMALTGCGSSSSKGPKVSIVGSTTVSEPMEQLAEKYKETVPDANIEVQGNGSSAGIKAVADGTADMGMSSRELSEEEKRLGLTETVIAHDAIAVVVNTTNEVTNLTKEQIKDIYEGKITNWSQVGGKDENIIVVTREAGSGTRGAFEELLGLLTTDKASTIIDRALVSEGTGSIMATVASKENAIGYISLGYRNETVKLVEVDGVMPSAETVLANEYMISRPLLLLTSNNTSDEAKALLDYIVGAEGQSVIAEKYIPINQ; encoded by the coding sequence ATGAAAAAGAAATTACTTCTATGTATAGCAGGGGTAATGATTGGGACTATGGCGCTTACAGGTTGTGGCAGCAGTAGTTCAAAAGGACCTAAAGTTTCAATTGTAGGTTCTACAACAGTATCAGAACCGATGGAACAATTAGCAGAAAAATATAAAGAAACCGTGCCAGATGCTAATATTGAAGTACAAGGAAATGGTTCATCAGCAGGCATTAAAGCTGTAGCAGATGGGACTGCAGATATGGGTATGAGTTCACGTGAACTAAGTGAAGAAGAAAAAAGACTTGGTTTAACAGAGACAGTTATTGCTCATGATGCCATTGCAGTTGTAGTTAATACAACTAATGAAGTGACGAATTTAACAAAAGAGCAAATTAAAGATATTTATGAAGGTAAAATCACTAACTGGAGTCAAGTAGGTGGTAAAGATGAGAATATTATTGTGGTAACAAGAGAAGCAGGTTCAGGTACAAGAGGGGCCTTTGAAGAATTATTAGGTCTTTTAACAACTGATAAAGCTTCTACTATTATTGACAGAGCTTTGGTAAGTGAAGGTACAGGTAGTATTATGGCCACAGTAGCTTCCAAAGAAAATGCAATTGGCTATATTTCTTTAGGTTATAGGAATGAAACAGTAAAACTAGTAGAAGTAGATGGTGTGATGCCAAGTGCTGAAACAGTTTTAGCGAATGAATATATGATTTCAAGACCATTACTTCTTTTAACATCAAATAATACAAGTGATGAGGCAAAAGCTTTGTTAGATTATATCGTTGGAGCAGAAGGTCAAAGCGTTATAGCAGAAAAATATATTCCAATTAATCAATAG
- a CDS encoding THUMP domain-containing class I SAM-dependent RNA methyltransferase has translation MKTFELIATSTFGLEAMVRKEVEDLGYEINAVQDGKVVYTGDSEAIVLSNLWLRSADRVLIKMGEFKATTFVELFDKVTALPWEAWITPDAKFTVNGKSVKSKLFSISDCQAITKKAIVKRLSEKYKMDWFPETGPSYTVQVSILKDVATLTIDTTGREGLHKRGYRVSNVEAPLKETMAAALLQISYWQKGRMLYDPCCGSGTFAIEAAMLAKNIAPGLNRQFASSFWPQVPKTLWDELRQEAREAIDQKGNPIIYASDIDRNVINKARENAEAAGVGEYIQFFAKPIHKATLPHGDYGIVIANPPYGERISNLSQIEQIHRELRRLIDSNPTWSLYAITSVDTFERDYGKKANKKRKLFNGNLKVDFYQYFGPKPPKDGENFKEISNN, from the coding sequence ATGAAAACATTTGAACTAATTGCTACTTCTACCTTCGGACTTGAAGCCATGGTACGAAAAGAAGTAGAAGATTTAGGTTATGAAATAAATGCTGTGCAAGATGGCAAGGTTGTTTATACTGGAGATTCAGAAGCTATTGTGCTTTCTAACTTATGGCTTCGCAGTGCTGACCGTGTACTTATTAAAATGGGAGAATTCAAGGCCACTACTTTCGTAGAACTTTTTGATAAAGTTACTGCACTTCCTTGGGAAGCTTGGATTACACCAGATGCTAAATTTACTGTTAATGGTAAGTCTGTTAAGTCGAAGCTTTTTAGTATCTCAGACTGTCAAGCCATTACTAAAAAGGCAATTGTTAAACGCCTTAGTGAGAAATATAAAATGGATTGGTTTCCTGAAACAGGGCCTTCTTATACGGTACAAGTTTCTATTTTAAAAGATGTGGCTACCTTAACTATTGATACAACTGGCCGTGAAGGTCTTCATAAGCGTGGCTACCGCGTAAGCAATGTAGAGGCCCCTCTTAAAGAAACCATGGCAGCTGCCCTCTTGCAAATTAGCTACTGGCAAAAAGGACGTATGCTTTACGACCCTTGTTGTGGTTCAGGTACTTTCGCTATTGAAGCTGCTATGTTAGCTAAAAACATTGCCCCTGGCCTTAACAGGCAATTTGCTTCTTCTTTCTGGCCACAAGTACCTAAAACCCTTTGGGACGAGCTTCGTCAGGAAGCGAGAGAAGCCATTGATCAAAAAGGTAATCCTATTATCTACGCTTCTGATATTGATAGAAATGTCATTAATAAAGCTAGAGAAAATGCGGAAGCTGCTGGTGTTGGTGAATATATTCAGTTCTTTGCCAAGCCTATCCACAAAGCTACCTTGCCACATGGTGATTATGGCATTGTCATTGCTAACCCTCCGTATGGTGAGCGTATTAGTAATCTGTCGCAAATTGAACAAATCCATCGTGAGCTTCGTCGCTTAATCGATAGCAATCCAACTTGGTCGCTTTATGCTATTACCTCTGTGGATACCTTTGAACGTGATTATGGTAAAAAAGCTAATAAAAAACGCAAATTATTTAATGGTAATTTAAAGGTTGATTTCTATCAATACTTTGGTCCAAAACCTCCAAAGGATGGAGAAAATTTTAAAGAAATATCTAATAACTAA
- a CDS encoding HAMP domain-containing sensor histidine kinase: MKNKIIWPTLTAIWILVIAVAAEATLMGSRLMNEAGISLAAGEVNRMIYHIFVIAGIISFVLYVVLKGAIKKITDPIEALTEDAKKFKEDQYTHQLRDYDIEELQNLAHAFDYMGDELSGTIRKLRHQKAKLESMFSSLEEGIIVIDKKGYIDETNELARKLLGLKGNIPNNCHITHLLREEQFVKLVTEGLKTNKMQVIELKIGEYIVYITMVAVGRSGKVYEYLLLIKDVTQLRGLEEMKYQFVSNVSHELKTPLTSIQGFVETLQAGAIENKEVAYRFLNIIDIETKRLYRLIQDILLLSEIENMDKQEYGDVKVASVIENCMSLLQEQADKKSVKIVFNEEQSLVIKNMSEDHLTQMMMNLLGNAVRYTDNGAIIITTQENSKQQIITIRDSGIGIPEESIPHIFERFYRVDKGRSRQSGGTGLGLSIVKHIAKLYEIKIEVSSELGEGTCFRLILNKENE; the protein is encoded by the coding sequence ATGAAAAATAAAATCATTTGGCCTACTTTAACGGCTATTTGGATACTTGTTATTGCAGTGGCGGCGGAAGCCACCTTAATGGGTAGTAGACTAATGAATGAAGCTGGAATCAGTTTAGCAGCAGGTGAGGTGAATCGTATGATTTACCACATTTTTGTGATAGCGGGCATCATAAGCTTTGTCCTTTATGTGGTTTTAAAAGGTGCTATTAAAAAGATTACAGACCCTATTGAAGCTTTAACTGAGGATGCTAAAAAGTTTAAAGAGGACCAATATACACATCAACTAAGAGATTATGATATAGAAGAACTACAAAATCTAGCCCATGCTTTTGACTATATGGGAGATGAATTAAGTGGAACTATCAGAAAACTAAGGCATCAAAAAGCTAAATTAGAAAGTATGTTTTCTTCTTTAGAAGAAGGCATTATTGTTATTGATAAAAAGGGGTATATTGATGAAACTAATGAATTGGCTAGAAAGCTACTAGGGTTAAAAGGAAATATACCTAACAATTGCCACATTACGCATTTGCTAAGAGAAGAACAGTTCGTTAAACTTGTTACTGAAGGGCTTAAAACTAATAAAATGCAAGTGATTGAATTAAAGATAGGAGAATACATTGTCTATATTACGATGGTAGCTGTAGGTAGATCTGGTAAAGTATATGAATATTTATTGCTGATAAAAGATGTAACGCAGCTTAGAGGATTAGAAGAAATGAAGTATCAATTTGTAAGTAATGTTTCTCATGAGTTAAAGACTCCTTTAACAAGTATTCAAGGTTTTGTGGAGACCTTGCAAGCTGGAGCTATAGAAAATAAAGAAGTCGCTTATCGCTTTTTAAATATTATTGACATTGAGACCAAAAGGCTCTATCGCTTAATCCAAGATATATTATTACTATCTGAAATCGAAAATATGGATAAACAAGAATATGGTGATGTGAAGGTTGCAAGTGTCATTGAAAATTGCATGAGTTTGCTTCAAGAACAAGCTGATAAAAAATCTGTTAAAATAGTATTTAATGAGGAGCAATCTTTAGTCATTAAAAATATGAGTGAGGACCACTTGACTCAAATGATGATGAATTTATTAGGAAATGCAGTAAGATATACAGACAATGGTGCTATTATTATTACAACTCAGGAAAATAGTAAGCAGCAAATCATTACGATTAGAGACAGTGGTATTGGCATCCCAGAGGAAAGTATTCCACATATTTTTGAGCGCTTCTACAGAGTAGATAAAGGACGTTCAAGACAAAGTGGTGGAACTGGTCTAGGGCTCTCTATAGTTAAGCATATTGCAAAGCTTTATGAAATTAAGATTGAAGTCAGTAGTGAATTAGGAGAAGGGACATGTTTTCGTCTTATATTGAATAAGGAAAATGAGTGA
- a CDS encoding phosphate ABC transporter substrate-binding protein, which produces MKRKFLACFAALTLGTMMFAGCSANTGNENKTNEASTTPATSAEASPEASSADATRKGVKISIVGSTTIAEPMEKLVEAYKATGSPDNIEVQGNGSSAGIKAAIDGTADIGMASRELSEEEKGSGLVETVIAYDGIAVVVNPSNGVADLTKDQVKDIFEGKITNWSEVGGVDKDIIVVTREAGSGTRGAFEEILKLLDENKASTIVETALVSEGTGAVMATVATKDAAIGFVSEGYLDDTVKAVAIDGVECTVDNVKAGSYTISRPLILVAQPSIKAEAQEVIDFIVSDEGQKIMSDKYISIK; this is translated from the coding sequence ATGAAAAGAAAATTTTTAGCTTGCTTTGCGGCTCTAACATTAGGAACTATGATGTTTGCAGGATGCTCAGCTAACACAGGAAATGAAAATAAAACAAATGAAGCCAGTACTACACCAGCTACATCAGCAGAAGCTAGCCCAGAAGCTAGTTCAGCAGATGCAACAAGAAAAGGTGTAAAAATATCAATCGTAGGTTCTACAACCATAGCTGAACCAATGGAAAAATTAGTAGAAGCTTATAAAGCTACTGGGTCTCCAGACAATATTGAAGTACAAGGAAATGGCTCATCAGCAGGTATTAAAGCTGCTATTGATGGAACAGCAGATATTGGGATGGCATCTAGAGAACTTAGTGAAGAAGAAAAAGGCTCAGGACTTGTAGAAACAGTAATTGCTTATGATGGAATTGCAGTAGTAGTTAATCCAAGCAATGGTGTAGCAGATCTTACAAAGGATCAAGTTAAAGATATCTTTGAAGGAAAAATTACTAACTGGAGCGAAGTTGGTGGCGTAGATAAAGATATTATCGTAGTAACAAGAGAAGCAGGCTCAGGTACAAGAGGTGCTTTTGAAGAAATTCTTAAATTATTAGATGAAAACAAAGCTTCAACTATTGTAGAAACAGCTTTAGTTTCAGAAGGTACAGGTGCAGTTATGGCTACAGTAGCAACAAAGGATGCTGCTATCGGATTCGTTTCAGAAGGGTACCTTGATGATACAGTAAAAGCAGTGGCAATTGATGGCGTAGAATGTACAGTAGATAATGTAAAAGCAGGTAGCTATACTATTTCAAGACCTCTTATCTTAGTAGCACAACCAAGTATCAAAGCAGAAGCACAAGAAGTAATTGATTTCATCGTAAGTGACGAAGGTCAAAAGATTATGAGTGATAAGTATATCTCTATAAAATAG